The genomic window GATTCGGAAGGAGCGAAGCCCGAACATTCGGTCTGTTAATCTCTCCCTCTCTGATGGCGAACGAAGCGGTTGCTGAGGAGAAGCAGGCCCTGAGGAGAAGCGGTGGCCAAGAAGCTGGAATCCCAGGGCTTCCCTTCCTTCGTCTGGAGAAAAAAAATCGATCTAGACCTCGCTCGAGGTCGCCAAACCCCAAACCTATCTGTGAAATCCGAGAGGAAGAGATGCTTAGAAAGACTCGAAGAGATCGAAAAGCTCAAGAAAAGAAGGATCGATCGAGCCGCCGATGAGGCGCGGCGCGAAGAGGAACGAAGAATCGCAGAGAGAGCGCGTTCAGAGGCTGAGTTCGAAGATTTGGGGAAGAAAGAGGCAGAGTTTGTTCTGAATCAGAAGAAGATTAGGTCGGAGATTCGTCTACGTGAAGGACGTCCGAAACCCATCGACATCCTCTGTAAAATTCTCGATGGCTGGGAGGATCTTGATATCGAAATTGATGATGCTACCTCGGTCTTCGTGGATCTACCAGTGAAGGAGTTGGAAGAGCTTCGAGAAGAAATTGAATGTCTCCGGGATGTCGACAGAGAACATACACGGTTCTGGGAGGCAGTGAAGGTGGTCTGTGATTGGAAAATCACCGAAGCTCGTACGAAGGAAGATGATCGCTGCTGCTTTTATTCGGGTGTGGAGTTTGATGTGAAGAGTCTCTTGCAAAAGAAAACCTTTGATGAATTGAATTCAATGCAGCTAGAGATCGAATCACGGATGCATTCTGGTGAAGCTGAGGTGGTTGAATATTGGGAGGCTGTTATCGAGCTTATTAAGATCCATAAAGCAAAGAGATACTTGAAGGAGTTTTACATTTCTCGTATGAAGCCCAAGGAGAAGAGGTTCAGTTCTTCTGAAGCTGAAAAAGAGAATATTGATTCTTTGGCTGATGATCATGTAGAGTCCAAACAAGTGGGAGCTGTGGAAGAGGTAACACTCGAATCATCAGTGCAATGGACAAAGCCCAAGTATGTTGCTCGGGTACACTGTGGATATGAGTGGAACAAGTACAATCGAGTCCATTATGATCATGATCATCCTCCTCCGAAGACCATACAAGGCTACAAGTTTGACATTTATTACCCAGAATTAGTTGGGAAGGCTCCACAGTACATCATGGAGAAGGACGGAAGCAGCACTGATACTTGCCTCCTTAGGTTTCATGCTGGAATGCCTTATGAGGATGTTGCATTTCGAATAATAAACAATGAGTGGGACTATACACGGAGAAGGGGATTCAAGTGTACTTTTGATCATGGTATCTTGCGGCTTTACTTCAACTTTAAACGATTATCTTATCGTAGATGATGACTTTTCAGCTGCATGGTCATGTTATCATTTCAATAATTGCTTTTCTTAGTTTTTATGGTTAATATATTTGTAAACATTTTATCGATACATGGACTGCAATTTATTGTAATGCAGTTTGCAGGTTATCAATAGTTCATGGTATTGGTAACTATAGGTTGCTTCTTCTTGAACTTATTTGTGGAAAATGTTTGGTTTGTTTTTCAATTTTGAAGGTTTCCACTTATTAATTGTAAAGCAGTGGTTATGTGCTTGGATGCAGGATATGATCAGATCATTAGACCAGCATGATGTTCTGTAGAAAGCAACATTACTTTAACAACACCATTGAGGTCATAAGTTCACAAACTCTTAGTGTACGCTCTTTCAGTTCTGCCAATTAGGTAAGTGTAAACCTTTCTATTGTTGTATTATTAGTTTCTCATATAACATTTTAGCTGATCAGGTTATTTATTAGGCTTGTCTGCTAAAATATGTTACAGAGGAAAGATGGCGAATTTCTAGATATTCCTTTGATCTAGATTCGTTGCTATTGCTCTTTTTGGAAATTTTATTGGATCGTTATTTGAATGTTTTTACTGAAATTTTAAAACAATTACAATAAGAAAGATAAGAGCAAGCACCTTCATGACAAAAGTAAAGATGTATTTGATGAATCTCTGATCACAAGACCTTATCTATGACTTTTGAAAAGAAGATAAACATAATGTAAAACTTGTGTCTAAATTTGGCTTTAGCTAGGGGCACACTCCAAGTTTACATTAATGAGTCAAATAATATAAAAGTAAATATGATTTACATTTGCCTTTAATAAAATCAAAGGTGGACTATAGTGAAAGATATATGGAACTTGGTTTAGGGATATAGGGGTCCATCAACATCTTCAATTGAACTTGTCTAGCTTGATGATATATGGTCAACTTGGATTTGTTGTAAGTTGAATTTAGTCGGAGCTAGAGGACTAACTATAGATTGAAATTAGGGAGGACCAGAGAACTAACTAATGCAGCACAAAATACAACTGGCAGGTACTGTGACCAACTGGATCATGTCAAGCTTCATAGAAACCAATGGATTCATGAGAGTAGACTTTAACAAGAAAACATTTGATTTTTTTCCATATTTGTAGTAGAATATTCTAGCATGTTTTTTGTTGTCGAGTCCTATTTTGAGTATGATTCATTATCAAGTTTATTATCTGAATTAGGGTTAGGGGATTATGCCCTACATATATGCATCAAATACATTTTATGGGGATgtttcatatattatttcttcAAGAGAATTTCCTTCACCAAAAAAAGAGTCCTTAATCCGGTTTGCTTTTATTTGAGTGTTAATCTTTGAAGTGTAATCTCGACAATCAGATCCCCCCTTCACCCTTTTCCGTTGCCTCACTAAACCTACATGAATTTGACTTAGGGGCCTAACCCTAACATTAGTTTATGAAAGTCCAAGGACTAACATTTATTTGGATTTCATCAAAGTCAGAGGACTAACTGTAGTTTGGAGTTGACTTGGGTTAGATGACTAAACCTGGTTGGATTTGAGAAAGGGTCAAGAACTAACTCTAATATGTTTTAACCAGGCTAGTGAGTGGATTCCATTATTGACTTAACCAATGTCAAGGGACTAATCCTTGCTTAGATTGATAAGGATCAAAGGACTAACCCTAATTTGATATGACTAGAGTGAGAGGACTAACTCCAGTCAACTTAACTAGTGTTAAAAGACTTCAACTCCGGGGTCAAATATGATCTACTTGCCCATTGATGATCAGATTCTCAGGGAGGACGATGTCCATTGCTTAATTAACCAAGCACTAATGATGAATTCAAGATACTTCATGGAGCATGGCACCTAATTGGGCACCAAGACCTGATGGGTTTTGGGTTTTTGGGTCATGTTCTACAGAGCTCTTTGGTCTACCGTTAGTAAGAATATTTGTCATGCAGTAGCCACTTCTTCCATACTAGCTACATTCCTGCCAACTAGAAGGCTACCTACTTTGTCCTCCTAGAGCATCAAGTTCCTGTTATGGGACGATGAGTCTGTGCAATGTCACATGTAATCTCATTGCTAAGCTTCTTGTCAACCAGTTGAAGCTTCATCTCCATCCTCTAGTTTCTCTGGAACAGAAGGCTTTTGTGGCTAAGCGCCTAATCACTGAAAATCTGCTGATTGCTTATGAGGCTTTCTGTTCCATTCAAATGGCCCCAAATGGGGGCCCATTCATGGCCATTAAGGTGGATATCGAGCATTCCTATGATTGTTCGTGCAGTGATTAGACCATGTGGTGGCTGTTCTTTGAGAGAAGCATTTTCCCAGGCAATGGGATGTGTTGGTTGTGAGGATGCATTGAACAACTAAGCTTCATCCTTGTTAATGGTAGATCCACATCTTGCTTCATGTCCATGCTTGGGCTGCTGTTGGGATGTGTCTTGTCTCCTTGCTCGTTCATCCTCTACACGGAAGTCTGAACTCATACACTCCATGACAGTTCTCTTCATCTTCTGTTGTCGATGCAGTTTGGTCTAAAGGGAGTGCCACTATTGCATTAGGTGGCAAGAGTcatttccaaaaaaaattgatgtttGAAAATAGATTGTTGACCATTTTTTCTCCAAAGTCAATGAGTTTGTGTGCCATTACAAAACAGCGTTTAAGCAAAGAGCATCAAGATGGgctttttttggagaaaagaatACATTTTTGTTGTCTTTATTGCTATGGTTCGATTAAATAATTGTTAAATAGCCATATGACAGACCATAGCTATCTGTTTGACAAATGTTTTGACTTGTAACAATTGGTTATCCTGATTGAGCAAGAGGAAGATAAATGTCATATAAAACTTGATGTTACAGAAGGTAGACATACTATTATGAATTACGAGCATTAAAACTTTTGTTTATAAATTAAAAACTTTGTTATTAGCATATACAAATTAATAGCATAAGAAGCAATGAATAATTTTATGGAGTCACTGTGCAAATGAAtccacatttctgtacaaattaaATGCCTTACCAATGTGATATGTCATGTAGCAGCAGAGACATCTTGGCTTGTGGTTACATGGTGAACTGAATTGCTCCGCACTGTGAAGCATCTGGCCTTCAAAATTTGTTGTTTTGTTTGATGCTATGTTGGGTTGCATTATGACATCAACATGGGTGATGTCTTACTTGTCAACTATTTTGCTTTGTCTTGTGATTCATGCATAATATGTTCATGCAATGATATGTGGTCGTGTCTGCCTGTGTTTGTGAAGAATCTTCTGTTAATAGATCATGTTATGTTTGTTGAATTACTTATGTTGTCATGTGGAATTTGCAAAAGATATCACATCATAGTCTAGTTTGACACTGAATCTTTCATGTATTATTGTGTCTGAAGACCAACATTCCAATTATGTGACCTTTCCTTTTTGTTCTGCTATTGTTTCTTGTCGTATAACTGTAAATTGTATCTCCAAGTATGAAATGTTTTCTTGTTCTGTTGGATATATAATTAATGTTGCATCATGCTGCTTCTTTAACCAAAACAAGGAAAAACATATGAAGTAAATAACTGTAATTTAATGAAGGTTCCAAGATTGTTCATGAACCTATTTCAGTTAGCAGTCTTGCATTGCCTTTGACTATGAATAACATTATTCAAGTAGCTTCTATACCCCTGTTCTTGCTGTTTAAGAGGAATAAATGTGATTCTGAAATTTATCTCTTTAACATTAAAGATTCTTTAGTGGAATTTGTTTCCTATGTGCATGTTTTGAAACCATTTTTCCTTTTGGAAACATAACTATGGGAGCAATAGGGATATTTCCTATCATATGCATATCCTTTCTGGCAAGGTAGCTATTTTTCTCCCCATGAGATTAATGAGTCGAATGCTTCTCAGTGAACCTATATATGGGACAGCATGTATGGCATGTTCTATCTGGCTGGAATAACATCATCAAAGGATGGTGGGCCCACAAAAATTATTTCTCAAGGAAAAAGACACAAGGtatatttaatgaatcaattcctTTGCTAGATGCCATGTTTTGTTCAAATAGCATTTCCTGTAAATTTGGTTGTCTGTTCTCTTTCTAGTTCCCAGTCTATGAATCCAAGCACACAACTTCATGCACACGTGTGTAAGTGCATGCTTCTTGCCTTTATATTTATGCACAAGGGTAGATATTTACTAACATTATACCAAAGAACAGCTGTTAGCTACCACTATAACCTGCTATATGTCTGTTAAGTTAATGGGCTGTTCTTTGGTACAATTATTGCTAAGAATCTTCTCTTTATTCTAGCTAGCTGATGGTGTATTTGCCTGTGTATTCAGCTGGGTTCTAAAAGTTACATACTTAAACTCTAATAACTTCGTAATCTAAGTAACTCATaccaagatgaaacaatttgggcTTGTTCTTTTGTGGGTAAATATCATAGGAAAGTACCATTGATCAACTTATTCATATTCTTACGCTTTTCAAGGTGGATAAGTTACTTTCTATGGGTAGCATTTACCCATAAAATGGgaaaaaaatcttatccattTAAGggatggctaaatcatttttccattGGCCAATAAAAGaggtatttaattttattcctaaaatactCCATTCTTATTTCCAATGCCTCCATCGCGCAATACCCAATAACTCAGTCATACacttttttcaaatctaaaaagcataaaggatattatgaaaaatatggataaattttaacaACTTATCCAGAAAAGTAGTAATGTAAAAGAATATGAGTAACATATTTCAAAGCTACTTTTCCATGTGTAAAAGAACAtgggtaaattatttttctatctaaatattgcctgaaaaatatttattcagaaaaatatgaattctcagataaattttttacctATAAAAGAACGGATCCTTGGTGGTTTTTCTCAGTCAAGATTAAAAACTagagaatttttaaaatatcagcTAATATTTTGGCTCTGTTTGCAACCATGACTTGGTTATACGTGTGTAAGCTACATTCAGTGAGAGAATAAATTGAAGGGAGCAGAATTTGAGGGCGGGATGAGGCAACTTTTGGCATTTTTGGCAATGCAAGGAGGTTGCAGAACCAATTATCCCTAAATTTTAGGGATAAGTTAAATCAACTTTTGACTCAAGTTAATTATCCTAGTTTTCAGGATAGTCAGCGTTGGCAATCTTTTTGTGGATTTCTCAAAATTCTCATTTCAGATACCTCTATGCTTCTCAATTTCTGTCATTATGGCCCATACCTGTTTTTGCAGCATCCTGC from Elaeis guineensis isolate ETL-2024a chromosome 4, EG11, whole genome shotgun sequence includes these protein-coding regions:
- the LOC105034464 gene encoding LOW QUALITY PROTEIN: splicing factor Cactin (The sequence of the model RefSeq protein was modified relative to this genomic sequence to represent the inferred CDS: inserted 2 bases in 1 codon), which translates into the protein MANEAVAEEKQALRRSXVAKKLESQGFPSFVWRKKIDLDLARGRQTPNLSVKSERKRCLERLEEIEKLKKRRIDRAADEARREEERRIAERARSEAEFEDLGKKEAEFVLNQKKIRSEIRLREGRPKPIDILCKILDGWEDLDIEIDDATSVFVDLPVKELEELREEIECLRDVDREHTRFWEAVKVVCDWKITEARTKEDDRCCFYSGVEFDVKSLLQKKTFDELNSMQLEIESRMHSGEAEVVEYWEAVIELIKIHKAKRYLKEFYISRMKPKEKRFSSSEAEKENIDSLADDHVESKQVGAVEEVTLESSVQWTKPKYVARVHCGYEWNKYNRVHYDHDHPPPKTIQGYKFDIYYPELVGKAPQYIMEKDGSSTDTCLLRFHAGMPYEDVAFRIINNEWDYTRRRGFKCTFDHGYDQIIRPA